One window of the Babesia microti strain RI chromosome IV, complete genome genome contains the following:
- a CDS encoding hypothetical protein (overlaps_old_locusTagID:BBM_III05280) produces the protein MDNEDLEEKNKRFCIIITSVLCVAFGLIILIGLGFYLKENYMIVSRYEYSSPNYNPPFRRDNFANYNGGNYAQEPKMEMSDYGC, from the coding sequence ATGGATAACGAGGATTTGGAGGAAAAGAACAAACGTTTTTGCATAATCATAACTTCAGTGTTATGTGTAGCCTTtggtttaattattttgattgGCTTAGGGTTTTATTTGAAGGAGAACTATATGATAGTATCTAGATATGAGTACTCATCTCCCAACTATAACCCTCCCTTTAGGAGAGATAACTTTGCCAATTATAACGGAGGAAACTATGCCCAAGAACCCAAAATGGAAATGTCAGATTATGGGTGTtga
- a CDS encoding hypothetical protein (overlaps_old_locusTagID:BBM_III05295): MMKFLHITVITFLYLLNVYLISGHNILGNIPDKKTFREEQDVLKSALEDGMVILFESEFISRARPASDNSATNDNLSSEEHSNDNNLEKIDDKKRNELRKDAKVMSEVILKRREGELSTIPKKDGTLHIMWKLIFYILYSRSGKWLFNNPSDMNLKDAKPGHHKVLKSTPAHIDNNIPLPEQQIYSISNIPEVLPEKNGKTPILLFGMEAFVIFHLINQAMLEIVNSSDPIEEKVLFSEQWVHFVKHHFFIFFPYNAITSKRCVRLLSDNTLESEMELLDVCKSLAEKSEKSDLLETFIMIDPENNGDLLEKCINEKHIIPSYMKLNHEKLSHLHLKHNLAMELSDFISTYGMIMTNAEQEIFKDNNILNSKFWGAKCTKDEAIKAENEIIKLFSNIQKDLNGVITKTFQKLLDLLEKNGGNIKSGPAKSLIKAENNEFQAAKKECESNNELKKNIEEAKTQFLKYAADGSSGGEELVKELANNELSEWKFNVSAHILDTMNKTCEEDSAFCLSAIKHCRKSLEGLESDTEQYKIIEKLHRALSAALLKSGKLNEKDYIEELSGYIKHDQNELSTDKPQQSSMLQIRMARIRRHKI; the protein is encoded by the exons atgatgaaattcCTCCACATAACCGTCATAACGTTTCTTTATCTATTAAATGTGTACCTTATAAGTGGGCATAATATACTAGGAAATATCCCAGATAAAAAGACA TTTAGAGAGGAACAAGACGTGCTCAAATCTGCTTTAGAAGATGGAATGGtcattttatttgaatCGGAGTTCATATCTCGCGCACGTCCAGCTTCTGATAATAGCGCGactaatgataatttatcatcagaAGAACATTccaatgataataatttagagAAAATCGATGATAAAAAGAGAAATGAACTACGTAAAGATGCAAAAGTAATGTCTGAAGTTATTCTGAAGAGGAGGGAAGGTGAACTATCTACCATACCTAAAAAAGATGGGACTTTGCACATA ATGTggaaattaatattttacatattgtATTCTAGATCTGGTAAATGGTTATTCAATAATCCATCTGATATGAACCTGAAGGATGCAAAACCTGGGCATCACAAAGTATTAAAATCCACACCCGCCCACATTGATAACAACATACCACTACCAGAACAACAGATATATTCGATATCTAATATTCCGGAAG TACTACCGGAGAAGAATGGCAAAACCCCGATTTTGCTGTTTGGCATGGAAGCTTTTGTTATCTTTCACCTAATAAACCAAGCAATGTTGGAAATTGTCAACTCCAGTGACCCAATTGAGGAAAAGGTCTTATTTAGTGAACAGTGGGTACACTTTGTCAAACACcattttttcatattcTTCCCATATAATGCTATCACTAGTAAGCGTTGCGTCAGATTGCTAAGTGATAACACCCTAGAGTCAGAAATGGAATTATTGGATGTATGCAAAAGT TTGGCTGAAAAATCAGAAAAATCAGATCTATTAGAAACCTTCATAATGATTGATCCTGAAAATAATGGGGATTTACttgaaaaatgtataaaCGAGAAACACATAATACCCTCCTATATGAAGTTGAACCATGAAAAACTATCCCATTTACATCTAAAACACAATTTGGCAATGGAGTTATCTGATTTTATCAGTACTTATGGCATGATAATGACAAATGCGGAACAAGAAATCTTCAAAGACAATAACATTTTGAACTCAAAATTTTGGGGCGCAAAATGCACAAAAGATGAAGCAATCAAGGctgaaaatgaaataattaaactATTTTCCAATATTCAGAAAGATCTAAACGGTGTGATAACCAAAACTTTCCAGAAATTGCTTGATCTACTAGAAAAGAATGGAGGTAATATTAAGAGCGGCCCAGCAAAGAGTCTAATTAAAGctgaaaataatgaatttcag gCTGCAAAAAAGGAGTGTGaatcaaataatgaattaaagAAGAATATTGAAGAGGCAAAAACGCAGTTCCTTAAATACGCTGCTGACGGCTCATCTGGTGGAGAAGAATTGGTCAAGGAATTGGCCAACAACGAACTTTCTGAATGGAAATTCAACGTTTCTGCTCATATTTTAGACACCATGAACAAAACATGCGAAGAAGATTCCGCCTTCTGCCTTTCAGCAATAAAGCATTGTAGGAAATCGCTAGAAGGATTAGAAAGTGATACTGAACagtataaaattatagaaAAACTCCATCGTGCATTATCAGCGGCATTATTAAAATCGGGTAAATTAAATGAGAAAGATTATATCGAGGAACTATCAGGATACATAAAACATGATCAGAACGAATTATCAACAG ACAAGCCACAACAATCGTCCATGTTGCAAATTAGGATGGCAAGGATCAGAAGGCACAAAATTTGA
- a CDS encoding hypothetical protein (overlaps_old_locusTagID:BBM_III05300), whose product MFKYKVLQCLYKNIVRIPKDFTTKSNFTHEYELIFHSTSDSNHENEINKENNKKWDIKLLFESIIHSNIDAYSPYDSALFFHSLDLVYKKGQKVDTKSDKLYIRARDLLLRDMAKYRNELIPYFFDKLSTVKDTNGLANYIESIDTKSIENTSPSVLCDIVIKLTRTFRQTKSAASLENVLNSEFFKCVISKLSHSSSMLNNSSELKNQFNPQNMFKVIYGLAKLGYITDNSIRLLHNLIPIVIRHIEGECPWDSKTVLRMGWAYHKFEMIDRNLFAKIANLILACLDDFDYREIGLIQDIYTRDDIWNERLLMLTKSRLHTFLKYGAYSGQIYK is encoded by the exons ATGTTTAAGTACAAAGTTTTacaatgtttatataaGAATATAGTCAGGATTCCAAAGGATTTCACAacaaaatcaaattttaccCACGAGTATGAGTTGATCTTTCACAGCACATCAGATAGCAACcatgaaaatgaaataaacaaagaaaataacaaaaaatgGGATATAAAACTACTATTTGAATCGATAATACATTCCAATATTGACGCTTATTCTCCTTATGATAGCGCATTGTTTTTCCACTCACTGGATTTGGTTTATAAGAAGGGACAAAAGGTCGACACTAAgagtgataaattatacattagGGCCAGGGATTTACTGCTAAGGGATATGGCAAAATATCGCAATGAATTAATCCCATATTTCTTTGATAAACTGTCAACTGTAAAAGATACCAATGGATTAGCAAATTATATAGAAAGTATAGACACTAAATCAATTGAAAACACCAGTCCCTCTGTACTTTGtgatattgttataaaattgacaagGACATTCAGACAAACAAAATCAGCAGCTTCACTTGAAAACGTACTGAATTCGGAATTCTTCAAATGCGTAATATCTAAACTATCGCATTCATCATCAATGTTGAATAACTCTAGTGAGTTGAAAAACCAATTTAACCCGCAAAACATGTTCAAAGTTATTTATGGTTTGGCAAAACTGGGCTATATAACTGATAACTCTATTAGATTGTTGCACAATCTAATTCCTATTG TTATTAGACACATAGAAGGCGAATGCCCCTGGGATTCAAAGACAGTGTTAAGAATGGGATGGGCTTACCATAAGTTTGAGATGATCGACAGGAATCTATTCGCCAAGATTGCGAATTTGATATTGGCATGCCTTGATGATTTTGACTACAGAGAGATTGGGTTGATCCAGGATATATACACTAGGGATGATATATG GAACGAAAGATTGCTAATGTTGACAAAATCACGCTtgcatacatttttaaaatacgGAG CTTATTCTggtcaaatatataaataa
- a CDS encoding protein transport protein SFT2, putative (overlaps_old_locusTagID:BBM_III05285;~overlaps_old_locusTagID:BBM_III05290) has translation MDLTDDEHLNPLQKGIGLSKKSSLPLNNSYSYESSTSVTYPGFDSYSEGHSNKLAIMKWLQSAVRDRDLEETTWRTYTSITFFILFSLFSGVFYFFSLFTLPLIMFAPYKFGIFLTSGTLCLLIAVTFLKSFDGLLEHMMSSKRIPFTIALFSSLITTVIFTLIKPLYILGLLSSIIEVIVLFSFLGSFIPGGGNALKSMYSVAWNSFNGIVFRGRDQDVLPF, from the exons ATGGATTTAACAGACGATGAG cacTTAAATCCGTTGCAAAAAGGCATAGGTTTATCGAAAAAGTCATCTTTGCcgttaaataattcatactCTTACGAAAGTTCAACTTCAGTTACCTATCCTGGATTTGACTCCTATTCCGAAGGACATTCTAATAAACTTGCTATAATGAAGTGGCTCCAGTCTGCTGTGAGGGACAGGGATCTCGAAGAAACAACATGGAGGACATATACTAGTATTACTTTTTTTATTCTGTTTTCACTTTTTAGTGGTGTATTTTATTTCTTTTCGTTGTTCACCCTGCCACT TATTATGTTTGCCCCCTATAAATTTGGTATATTCCTAACATCTGGCACGCTATGTCTACTTATAGCTGTCACATTCcttaaatcatttgatgGACTGCTAGAACATATGATGAGCTCAAAACGCATACCGTTTACTATAGCTCTATTTTCATCCCTAATAACCACTGTAATATTTACCCTCATCAAACCCCTTTACATATTGGGTTTGTTATCGTCCATTATTGAGGTTATTGTTCTTTTTTCGTTCCTAGGGTCATTCATACCGGGAGGTGGAAATGCCTTGAAATCCATGTATAGCGTGGCATGGAATTCATTCAATGGAATAGTTTTCAGGGGTAGGGATCAAGATGTGCTACCTTTTTGA